From a region of the Pseudomonadota bacterium genome:
- a CDS encoding heme lyase CcmF/NrfE family subunit, which yields MIPELGHFALVLALALALIQALMGLAGGQSGRAEWIAAVRPAAYGQFAFVALAFAALTWSFVQNDFTVHYVASNSNTALPVPYRIAAVWGAHEGSLLFWILVLSIWTVAVAIFSNRLPAAYAARVLGVLGLISVGFALFTLETSNPFVRLPPGVLEGRDLNPVLQDPALAIHPPMLYTGYVGFAVAFAFAIAAMLEGRLDSAWSRWTRPWTTIAWSFLTVGIALGSWWAYYELGWGGWWFWDPVENASFMPWLAGTALIHSLAVSEKRGLFKSWTLLLAISAFSLSLLGTFLVRSGVLVSVHSFASDPTRGTFILAFLLIVVGGALVLYAWRAPQLDSDARFAASSRETFILANNLLLVVATAVILLGTLFPLFYEAFGPEKISVGVPYFEYGFAIAMTPLITILAVGMHAAWKKARPEDLLRTLRWPLGLAVVLGIALPLLVFGRLGPSTAFAIIMGLWIVFSALLEPLTRLRRGRGVPATVLGMTLAHIGVGVFTLGVAVTKTYSVELDTAMQVGEVQEIGELGFRFDGVVPAEGPNYQAVVGTVTVLRGDEVLTTLYPEKRVYRVQKSPMTEADIDGTLARDLFAALGEDLGASAWSVRLQFKPLIRMIWLGALLMAIGGVVAASDRRYRARATARAPSSSVPDAAPAVGASQGASG from the coding sequence CGCTCACCTGGTCCTTCGTGCAGAACGACTTCACCGTTCACTACGTCGCCTCAAACAGCAACACGGCGTTGCCGGTGCCGTACCGTATCGCGGCCGTGTGGGGGGCGCACGAGGGGTCCTTGCTGTTCTGGATCCTGGTGCTCAGCATCTGGACCGTGGCCGTCGCCATCTTCAGCAACCGGCTCCCCGCGGCCTACGCAGCGCGCGTGTTAGGTGTGCTCGGGCTGATCAGTGTTGGCTTCGCCCTGTTCACCCTGGAGACGTCCAATCCCTTCGTGCGCCTGCCGCCCGGCGTGCTCGAGGGGCGGGACCTGAACCCCGTGCTGCAGGACCCAGCCCTCGCGATACACCCTCCGATGCTATACACGGGCTACGTGGGCTTTGCGGTCGCCTTCGCCTTCGCCATCGCGGCGATGCTCGAAGGCCGGTTGGATAGCGCCTGGTCCCGCTGGACCCGACCCTGGACGACCATCGCCTGGTCGTTCCTGACCGTCGGCATCGCCCTCGGCAGCTGGTGGGCCTACTACGAACTCGGTTGGGGCGGCTGGTGGTTCTGGGATCCGGTGGAGAACGCGTCCTTCATGCCGTGGTTGGCCGGGACGGCGCTCATCCATTCGCTCGCCGTGAGTGAGAAGCGAGGGCTGTTCAAGAGCTGGACCTTGCTGCTCGCCATCAGCGCCTTTTCCCTGAGCTTGCTCGGCACGTTTCTGGTGCGCTCGGGTGTGTTGGTGTCGGTGCATTCGTTCGCGTCGGACCCGACCCGGGGCACGTTCATCCTCGCCTTCTTGCTGATCGTGGTGGGTGGGGCGCTCGTGCTCTACGCGTGGCGTGCGCCCCAGCTCGACTCCGATGCGCGCTTTGCGGCGTCCTCGCGCGAGACCTTTATCCTCGCCAACAACCTGCTGCTGGTGGTGGCCACCGCGGTGATCTTGCTCGGCACGCTGTTCCCGCTCTTCTACGAGGCCTTCGGGCCGGAGAAGATCTCGGTCGGGGTGCCGTACTTCGAGTACGGATTCGCCATCGCCATGACGCCGTTGATCACGATTCTGGCCGTCGGTATGCACGCGGCCTGGAAGAAGGCCCGGCCGGAGGATCTGCTGCGTACCCTGCGCTGGCCCCTCGGACTTGCCGTTGTGCTCGGTATCGCCCTGCCATTGCTGGTGTTCGGGCGCCTCGGCCCATCGACGGCGTTCGCCATCATCATGGGGCTGTGGATCGTCTTCTCGGCGCTTCTCGAGCCGCTGACGCGCCTGCGTCGCGGGCGGGGCGTGCCCGCCACCGTGCTGGGGATGACGCTCGCGCACATCGGCGTAGGAGTGTTCACCCTTGGCGTTGCCGTCACCAAGACCTACAGCGTGGAGCTGGACACGGCCATGCAGGTGGGTGAGGTGCAGGAGATCGGCGAGCTCGGCTTCCGCTTCGACGGAGTGGTGCCCGCCGAGGGCCCCAACTACCAGGCCGTGGTGGGCACGGTGACCGTGCTGCGCGGCGATGAGGTGCTTACCACCCTCTACCCCGAGAAGCGCGTGTACCGGGTGCAGAAGAGCCCGATGACAGAAGCCGACATCGACGGCACCCTGGCGCGGGACTTGTTCGCTGCCCTCGGTGAAGATCTCGGTGCATCGGCCTGGAGTGTGCGTCTGCAGTTCAAACCGCTGATTCGCATGATCTGGCTGGGCGCGCTGCTGATGGCCATCGGCGGTGTCGTCGCGGCTTCGGACCGGCGCTACCGCGCGCGTGCGACCGCCCGCGCTCCAAGCAGCTCGGTGCCGGATGCGGCGCCGGCGGTGGGTGCGAGCCAAGGGGCGTCGGGCTGA
- a CDS encoding DsbE family thiol:disulfide interchange protein, whose product MVRFYVPVVALVVLAGFLWAGLQRDPGELPSPFIGKPAPAFTLPSLYDETVTFSQADLTGRVALVNVWGTWCPGCQTEHPVLMRMAEAGVPIYSINWKDDDALAKRWLAQLGDPYVLTGADRAGQAAIDWGVYGAPETFVIDAGGVVRYKHIGPITDALWQEVLLPAMREAGEATTAQAATGRR is encoded by the coding sequence ATGGTGCGCTTCTACGTGCCCGTGGTGGCCCTGGTCGTGCTCGCAGGGTTCCTGTGGGCAGGCCTGCAACGGGACCCCGGGGAGCTGCCGTCGCCCTTTATCGGCAAGCCGGCACCCGCGTTCACGTTGCCGTCGCTCTACGATGAGACGGTCACCTTCAGTCAAGCGGACCTAACGGGTCGCGTGGCCCTCGTGAACGTGTGGGGTACCTGGTGTCCTGGCTGTCAGACCGAACACCCCGTGTTGATGCGAATGGCCGAGGCCGGGGTACCGATCTACAGCATCAACTGGAAAGACGACGATGCCTTGGCCAAGCGTTGGCTGGCGCAGTTGGGCGATCCCTACGTACTCACCGGCGCCGACCGCGCCGGGCAGGCGGCGATCGACTGGGGCGTCTACGGCGCGCCGGAGACCTTCGTGATCGACGCCGGGGGGGTCGTGCGCTACAAGCACATCGGCCCGATCACCGATGCCCTTTGGCAAGAGGTGTTGCTGCCTGCCATGCGCGAGGCCGGTGAGGCCACCACGGCGCAAGCTGCAACGGGCCGGCGATGA
- a CDS encoding cytochrome c-type biogenesis protein: MMARRQVWMRVGAVLGLLSLMGSVSWAIDDHTLFEDPELQTRYDRLTEELRCVKCQNQTIGDSNAGIAKDLRLKVREMLLAGRSDEEILEYMVDRYGQFVLYRPPFNASTALLWLAPFLLLGAGAAVVAGTVRRRVAVGDDLMALEPDDEPPVVGGDHEADRDT; the protein is encoded by the coding sequence ATGATGGCCAGGCGGCAGGTGTGGATGCGCGTGGGTGCGGTGCTGGGGCTGCTGAGCCTCATGGGCTCGGTTAGCTGGGCGATCGACGATCACACGCTCTTCGAGGATCCTGAACTTCAGACGCGCTACGATCGCCTAACGGAAGAGTTGCGCTGCGTGAAGTGCCAGAACCAGACCATCGGCGACTCGAACGCTGGAATCGCCAAGGACCTTCGCCTGAAGGTGCGCGAGATGCTGCTCGCGGGGCGCAGCGACGAGGAGATACTCGAGTACATGGTCGATCGCTACGGCCAGTTCGTGCTCTATCGCCCGCCCTTCAACGCGAGCACGGCCCTGCTGTGGTTGGCCCCCTTCCTGCTACTCGGTGCTGGGGCGGCAGTGGTGGCGGGGACGGTCCGGCGACGGGTCGCCGTGGGCGATGACCTGATGGCCTTGGAGCCGGATGACGAGCCACCCGTGGTGGGTGGCGACCACGAGGCTGACAGGGACACGTGA
- a CDS encoding acyl-CoA-binding protein: MSDLEQAFAQAQQDVKALTKRPSDDEMLKLYALYKQASSGDISGKRPGMLDMVGRAKYDAWAKVSGLDRNDAMESYINTVKSLVSSSG, from the coding sequence GTGAGTGATCTGGAACAGGCCTTCGCGCAGGCGCAACAAGACGTCAAAGCGCTGACCAAGCGCCCGAGTGATGATGAGATGCTGAAGCTGTACGCCCTGTACAAGCAGGCCTCGTCGGGGGATATCAGCGGCAAGCGCCCCGGCATGCTCGATATGGTCGGTCGGGCCAAGTACGACGCGTGGGCCAAGGTCAGCGGACTGGATCGGAACGACGCCATGGAGAGCTACATCAACACCGTCAAGTCGCTGGTCAGCAGCTCCGGCTGA
- a CDS encoding PDZ domain-containing protein — MTQKTFAHTLTRQVLPTVLALLIGVVIGGRFAGGDDATLTDFPSGTFDDTTNRAPWERGSRSTAAPADESLNALSQRLTAETRAREALMEQIASLQDQVEALEQRLAGNSSPELDPDALAEAALSQTLAELETVAAASPDERELRRFIDAGFAPDRAADLKARQDELSLQRLFLRDQARREGWMGSERYRTELAQINEGVEQLRSELGDDDYDRFLYATGRPNRVLVRTTLTGGPAQEAGLQPGDAILSYDGSRVFDTRSLVTMTQGGSFGTPTSIEVERDGERLVLYIPRGPLGLNMRSSTQRPEEGS; from the coding sequence ATGACGCAGAAGACCTTCGCCCATACCCTCACCCGGCAGGTGCTGCCGACCGTTCTCGCGTTGCTGATCGGCGTCGTGATCGGCGGTCGCTTCGCCGGTGGCGACGACGCCACGCTCACCGATTTCCCCAGCGGCACCTTCGACGACACCACAAACCGCGCACCTTGGGAGCGTGGCAGTCGATCTACGGCTGCCCCCGCCGATGAGAGCCTGAATGCGCTCAGCCAACGCCTGACCGCAGAGACCCGCGCGCGCGAAGCCCTAATGGAGCAGATCGCATCCTTGCAGGACCAGGTGGAGGCGCTCGAGCAGCGTCTCGCTGGCAACAGCAGCCCTGAGCTGGATCCGGACGCCCTGGCCGAAGCGGCCCTGTCGCAGACCCTGGCGGAACTCGAAACGGTGGCGGCGGCCAGCCCGGACGAACGCGAGCTGCGACGTTTCATCGACGCAGGCTTCGCACCGGACCGAGCGGCAGACCTGAAGGCGCGCCAGGATGAGCTGTCCTTGCAGCGCCTGTTCCTGCGCGATCAGGCACGGCGCGAAGGCTGGATGGGCTCCGAGCGCTATCGCACGGAGCTGGCTCAGATCAACGAGGGGGTGGAGCAGCTGCGTTCGGAGCTCGGCGACGACGACTACGACCGCTTCCTCTACGCCACGGGCCGACCGAACCGCGTACTGGTGCGCACGACCCTGACCGGCGGGCCTGCGCAGGAAGCAGGACTGCAGCCCGGGGATGCCATCCTGAGCTACGACGGCTCGCGCGTGTTCGACACGCGCTCCCTGGTCACCATGACCCAAGGGGGCTCCTTCGGCACCCCCACCTCCATCGAGGTGGAGCGCGACGGTGAGCGCCTGGTGCTCTACATCCCGCGCGGCCCCCTGGGCCTCAACATGCGCTCCTCGACCCAGCGCCCTGAGGAAGGCAGCTAA
- a CDS encoding retropepsin-like aspartic protease, translating to MARAYLPLASRKNPPSRERGSLSSHLLILVLGAAIGVAGVWLAISAGLWVPELAPPQRVSATDPAAGLQRKAPNAARGRLPAVLELNVSYAERAPVRLSAITIALRDGRIGIVTALPALIDATQVLIPVGRGRALRVQEVLAVAPEAQLVMLGIDDASESSLVGLSPSEGTDAGLYLGRTLALLGLGDVRETAYVDSSAQRSELGGYWYALSAAASAVTTPAAIVDERGDLIGIAVRSPTGIDTPNVRAGLDLQALTPLLGPDPALARSLDAFVGSFFDSSDIGRLLSVELAAQGGAWQSVIAAGSELMYLSYPIADRVRPLLEQAFQVTIADALASSDGVRRAERILAEASDLLGWSASRRVLAARVARAQGDVAGALAQLNAAQQEAQSDPQTQASLRDAARRLLSDLLASQQLEPQDGIALLQAQLQWDPDHAPYHADLGRLLFEQARYRDALPPLYRARALDGARYGAEFASLISLAEERLYAPDITVVPIFSQGATLFVNGTIPGTAGTFRFILDTGASITAISPRVAAQLPGLTSRGTVRLTTANGQVDAPLVTLPTLDVAGARVAQLDVVVLDSLASYDGLLGLSFLDHFNMELDRNRNEMTLRLR from the coding sequence ATGGCGAGAGCATACCTGCCGCTCGCTTCACGCAAAAACCCACCGTCGCGCGAACGTGGCTCGCTCAGCAGTCACCTGCTGATCCTCGTGCTTGGGGCGGCCATCGGCGTCGCAGGAGTGTGGCTGGCGATAAGCGCCGGCCTGTGGGTCCCCGAGTTGGCACCGCCCCAACGCGTGAGCGCAACGGACCCGGCCGCGGGCCTGCAGCGCAAAGCGCCCAACGCCGCTCGGGGCCGACTGCCCGCCGTGCTGGAACTCAACGTGAGCTACGCTGAGCGGGCACCGGTGCGCCTGTCCGCGATCACGATCGCCCTTCGCGATGGCCGCATTGGCATCGTCACCGCCCTACCCGCCCTGATCGATGCCACCCAAGTCCTGATACCTGTCGGTCGAGGGCGTGCCCTGCGCGTGCAAGAGGTCTTGGCCGTGGCCCCGGAGGCCCAGTTGGTCATGCTCGGGATCGACGACGCATCGGAATCGTCCTTGGTCGGCCTGAGCCCGTCTGAGGGCACCGATGCAGGGCTGTACCTGGGGCGTACGCTCGCCCTGCTGGGGTTAGGCGACGTTCGCGAAACTGCCTACGTGGACTCCTCGGCCCAGCGCAGCGAACTCGGCGGCTACTGGTACGCACTGAGCGCAGCGGCCTCGGCGGTGACCACCCCGGCGGCGATCGTGGATGAGCGAGGCGACCTGATCGGTATCGCTGTGCGCTCACCGACTGGGATCGACACGCCCAACGTCCGCGCTGGCCTCGATCTGCAAGCGCTGACGCCCCTGCTCGGCCCCGATCCGGCACTGGCTCGCAGCCTCGACGCGTTCGTTGGCAGCTTCTTCGACAGTAGCGACATCGGCCGCCTCCTCAGCGTGGAGCTCGCCGCCCAGGGAGGCGCCTGGCAGAGCGTCATCGCCGCCGGCTCGGAACTGATGTACCTATCGTATCCGATCGCCGATCGCGTACGCCCCCTCCTCGAGCAGGCCTTTCAGGTGACCATCGCCGACGCGCTGGCAAGCAGCGACGGTGTGCGACGCGCGGAGCGTATTCTCGCCGAGGCGTCGGACCTGTTGGGATGGAGTGCGTCGCGACGGGTGCTCGCGGCCCGCGTCGCCCGGGCCCAAGGGGATGTCGCTGGCGCCCTCGCCCAGCTCAACGCCGCGCAGCAGGAGGCCCAGTCAGATCCGCAGACCCAGGCGAGCCTGCGCGATGCCGCACGCCGGCTCCTGAGCGATCTTCTGGCGAGCCAGCAGCTCGAACCCCAAGACGGCATCGCCCTGCTCCAGGCACAGCTCCAGTGGGATCCGGACCACGCGCCGTACCATGCAGACCTCGGGCGCCTCCTGTTCGAGCAGGCGCGATACCGCGATGCCCTACCGCCCTTGTACCGCGCTCGGGCCTTGGACGGCGCCCGCTACGGCGCCGAGTTCGCCTCCCTCATCAGCCTGGCGGAAGAGCGCCTCTACGCCCCGGACATCACCGTGGTGCCCATCTTCAGCCAGGGCGCGACGCTGTTCGTCAACGGCACCATCCCCGGGACGGCCGGCACCTTCCGATTCATCCTGGACACCGGGGCCAGCATCACCGCCATCTCACCCCGGGTGGCCGCTCAGCTCCCGGGTCTTACGAGCCGCGGTACCGTGCGTCTGACCACCGCGAACGGCCAGGTCGACGCCCCCTTGGTGACCCTGCCGACCCTGGACGTGGCCGGCGCCCGTGTGGCGCAGCTGGACGTGGTCGTGCTCGACTCCCTGGCTAGCTACGATGGGCTCCTCGGCCTGTCATTCCTCGATCACTTCAACATGGAACTGGATCGCAACCGCAACGAGATGACCCTGCGCTTGCGCTAA
- a CDS encoding DUF72 domain-containing protein, which yields MSTPLAYGLGCPLWALADWEGGLYRAGSTSGDYLRQYASVFNAVEGNTTFYATPAANTVARWMDQVPEHFRFCFKFPRVVTHDARLRGCEAPARAFIDRLRPLRGQMGPLMIQLPASFGPASLKVLFDFLQGLPEDFSYAVELRQRRFFDDEILADEVDEQLQALGVERIVLDSRPMRSGDANHPDVLAAEHAKPNLPVRPLALTSTPIVRLIAHPDAAVTAPWLMHWARIIRDWLNAGRRPMMFMHCPNNAHSPTFARLFHQALVAVCDEHCRDVGALPAWPGEEAVLGGASAGQLSLL from the coding sequence ATGAGCACGCCCCTCGCGTACGGGCTCGGCTGCCCCCTGTGGGCCCTGGCCGATTGGGAAGGCGGACTGTACCGCGCTGGTAGTACGTCCGGCGACTACCTGCGCCAGTACGCCAGCGTTTTCAACGCGGTCGAAGGCAACACCACCTTCTACGCGACACCGGCTGCGAACACGGTGGCCCGCTGGATGGACCAGGTGCCCGAGCACTTCCGTTTCTGCTTCAAGTTCCCGCGGGTGGTGACCCACGACGCTCGCCTGCGCGGATGTGAGGCCCCGGCTCGCGCCTTCATCGATCGCTTGCGGCCTCTACGCGGCCAGATGGGGCCCTTGATGATCCAGCTGCCAGCGTCCTTCGGGCCTGCCTCGCTCAAGGTGCTGTTCGACTTTCTTCAGGGGCTACCCGAGGACTTCTCGTACGCGGTCGAGTTGCGGCAACGTCGTTTCTTCGACGACGAAATCCTCGCCGACGAGGTGGACGAGCAACTGCAAGCGCTCGGCGTCGAACGCATCGTTCTGGACTCGCGCCCCATGCGCAGCGGTGATGCGAACCATCCAGATGTGTTAGCTGCCGAGCATGCCAAGCCGAACCTCCCGGTGCGCCCCCTGGCCCTGACGTCGACGCCCATCGTGCGCTTGATCGCCCATCCCGACGCAGCCGTCACAGCGCCCTGGCTCATGCACTGGGCGCGAATAATTCGCGATTGGCTTAACGCAGGCCGGCGCCCGATGATGTTCATGCACTGCCCGAACAACGCGCACAGCCCGACGTTCGCCCGCCTGTTTCATCAGGCCCTGGTGGCCGTGTGCGATGAGCACTGTCGTGATGTTGGCGCCTTGCCCGCTTGGCCCGGAGAAGAGGCGGTTCTTGGTGGGGCGAGCGCCGGGCAACTGTCACTGCTGTAG
- a CDS encoding M23 family metallopeptidase produces the protein MTAAYAGDLYRYQDEQGNWHFSDKPPATGEATRQTLGRETLSPSVELQRVDAQSVALKNGFSIPVQVLVVASSGERFVTVVGALETETVSIEGVSADATLEHAYQLGDPEAEHQPPRPYRVPFAAASRQRVSQGFNGGITHLDPSSTYAVDIAMPIGTGIMAAREGVVVEIAYANFAGLADAPTRPPPANLVRIGHDDGTYAIYVHLDRASVRVRPGQRVRRGELIAASGNTGFSTGPHLHFAILRNAGGEAVSVPFVFEGTAGKPVVPEQGAWLTAYP, from the coding sequence ATGACGGCGGCCTACGCCGGCGATCTCTACCGCTATCAGGACGAGCAGGGGAACTGGCACTTCTCCGACAAGCCACCGGCGACCGGGGAGGCGACGCGCCAGACCCTGGGCCGCGAAACCCTGTCGCCATCGGTGGAGCTGCAGCGCGTGGATGCACAGTCCGTGGCGCTCAAAAACGGCTTCTCGATACCGGTTCAGGTGCTCGTGGTCGCCAGTAGTGGCGAGCGTTTCGTCACGGTCGTTGGCGCGCTAGAGACTGAGACCGTGTCCATCGAGGGCGTTTCCGCGGACGCCACCCTCGAGCATGCCTACCAGCTCGGTGACCCTGAAGCGGAGCACCAACCTCCCCGCCCCTACCGCGTACCGTTTGCGGCGGCATCACGCCAGCGCGTGAGCCAGGGCTTTAACGGGGGCATCACGCACCTGGATCCGTCGAGCACTTATGCGGTGGACATCGCCATGCCGATCGGCACCGGGATCATGGCCGCCCGTGAGGGGGTGGTGGTGGAGATCGCGTACGCCAACTTCGCCGGCCTTGCAGACGCACCGACACGACCACCGCCTGCCAACCTCGTGCGCATCGGACACGACGATGGTACCTACGCCATCTACGTGCATCTGGATCGCGCTTCGGTGCGCGTGAGACCGGGTCAGCGAGTGCGCCGGGGGGAGTTGATCGCAGCGTCGGGGAATACCGGCTTCAGCACCGGCCCCCACCTGCATTTCGCGATCCTTCGCAACGCCGGTGGGGAGGCCGTGTCGGTGCCCTTCGTGTTCGAGGGAACTGCGGGTAAGCCAGTCGTCCCAGAACAGGGCGCGTGGCTGACAGCCTACCCGTAA